From the genome of Bordetella sp. H567, one region includes:
- the pxpB gene encoding 5-oxoprolinase subunit PxpB, which translates to MNAGPESAAPDWRIHPQGDRCLLVVFGDAIDADVGRRCLAVARLLRDAGLPGVTDVVPSFVAVAVHYAPGPDGGGPTFAFLADRIEALLAGGIPSADSTARDVDVPVCYGGEHGPDLEDVARAAGITPDEVIALHTRPGSMVFMLGFAPGHPYIGVHDERLNLPRRASPRTAVPVGSVAVANRQTVIYPSRLPGGWNIIGATPLRLFDPAREPASLLQPGDRVRFVPIDAPTFARMRAEQA; encoded by the coding sequence GTGAACGCAGGGCCTGAATCCGCGGCGCCGGACTGGCGCATCCACCCGCAGGGGGATCGCTGCCTGCTGGTGGTTTTCGGCGACGCCATCGACGCGGACGTCGGCCGGCGCTGCCTGGCCGTGGCGCGGCTGCTGCGCGATGCGGGGCTGCCCGGCGTGACCGACGTCGTGCCTTCCTTCGTCGCGGTCGCCGTCCACTACGCCCCGGGCCCGGACGGCGGCGGCCCAACCTTCGCCTTCCTGGCCGACAGGATCGAAGCCCTGCTGGCCGGCGGCATCCCCAGCGCCGACAGCACCGCCCGCGACGTGGACGTCCCCGTCTGCTACGGCGGCGAGCACGGCCCCGACCTGGAAGACGTCGCCCGCGCCGCCGGCATCACGCCGGACGAAGTGATCGCGCTGCATACGCGCCCGGGCAGCATGGTCTTCATGCTGGGCTTCGCGCCCGGGCATCCCTATATCGGCGTCCACGATGAACGCCTGAACCTGCCCAGGCGCGCGTCGCCGCGCACCGCCGTTCCGGTCGGGTCCGTTGCCGTGGCCAACCGCCAGACGGTGATCTACCCCAGCCGGCTGCCCGGCGGATGGAACATCATCGGCGCGACGCCATTGAGGCTGTTCGATCCGGCGCGCGAGCCAGCATCCCTGCTGCAGCCCGGCGACCGCGTCCGCTTCGTTCCCATCGACGCTCCCACGTTCGCGCGCATGCGGGCGGAGCAAGCATGA